From the genome of Plectropomus leopardus isolate mb chromosome 13, YSFRI_Pleo_2.0, whole genome shotgun sequence, one region includes:
- the LOC121952889 gene encoding P2Y purinoceptor 3-like, with product MGLSQVSNVTPDIGLVAASNASGTSSLPPSSCSIDESYKYVFLPVCYSLTFLFSLTLNSVVLLRSCRHHSGCCGGGGGGRRWNTSLIYMVNLATTDLMYGLSLPFLVASYVLRDRWVFGDFMCRLVRFLFYFNLYCSIFFLTCISVHRYLGICHPMRTITLESKRVVKGTCALVWVVVFILTCPIFRFAQTGYLTRGAGVGPGAAREGGNSSGSQDDGGYMNCWDDAIDKEFADYVPYGIVLHLLGFFVPFVIIAWCYSQVVRTIFQTLRSPPSSIEGGEDGPVGDGLSEGVRERERTSVSISGSQYSHYIRRRRKSIKTIVTITLLFALCFLPFHVTRTLFLLLRRGQLGGCNVMKTVSICYKVTRPLASCNAWLNALLYFLTGDKGAPCCWPTEHAVRRDRRSGSLWWPLKILKKEGVGEDDPDAAEKIERVVHMENESKSSRVIF from the exons ATGGGGCTGAGCCAAGTCTCCAACGTCACTCCGGACATCGGTTTGGTGGCGGCGAGCAACGCCTCCGGCACCTCGTCCCTCCCTCCGTCGTCCTGCAGCATCGACGAATCCTACAAGTACGTCTTCCTGCCCGTCTGCTACTCGCTGACCTTCCTCTTCAGCCTCACCCTCAACTCGGTGGTGCTACTGCGCTCCTGCCGCCACCACAGCGGCTGttgcggcggcggcggcggtgggCGACGCTGGAACACCTCGCTGATCTACATGGTAAACCTGGCCACCACCGACCTGATGTACGGCCTGTCCCTGCCCTTCCTCGTGGCGAGCTACGTGTTGAGGGACCGCTGGGTGTTCGGCGACTTCATGTGCCGCCTCGTCCGCTTCCTCTTCTACTTCAACCTCTACTGCTCCATCTTCTTCCTCACCTGCATCTCCGTGCACAG GTACCTGGGGATCTGCCACCCGATGAGGACCATCACTCTGGAGAGCAAGCGGGTGGTGAAGGGCACCTGTGCACTGGTGTGGGTGGTGGTCTTCATCCTCACCTGCCCCATCTTCAGGTTTGCTCAGACCGGATACCTGACCCGAGGGGCCGGTGTCGGGCCCGGAGCGGCGAGGGAAGGTGGAAACAGTTCTGGATCTCAGGACGACGGCGGGTACATGAACTGCTGGGATGACGCCATCGATAAGGAGTTTGCCGACTACGTCCCGTACGGCATCGTCCTCCACCTGCTGGGCTTCTTTGTGCCCTTCGTCATCATTGCCTGGTGCTACTCTCAGGTGGTCAGGACCATATTTCAGACCCTGCGCTCCCCGCCCAGTTCGATAGAGGGCGGCGAGGACGGTCCGGTGGGAGACGGGTTGTCAGAGGGAGTCAGAGAACGGGAGAGAACCTCCGTCTCCATCTCCGGATCGCAGTACTCACACTACATTCGGCGGCGGCGGAAATCCATCAAAACCATTGTGACCATCACGCTGCTGTTTGCGCTCTGCTTCCTGCCCTTCCACGTGACCCGGACGCTCTTCCTGCTCCTGCGGCGGGGGCAGCTCGGCGGCTGCAACGTCATGAAGACCGTCTCCATCTGCTACAAGGTCACCCGGCCGCTGGCCTCCTGTAACGCCTGGCTCAACGCCCTCCTCTACTTCCTGACGGGGGACAAAGGCGCCCCCTGCTGCTGGCCGACAGAACACGCCGTCCGCAGAGACCGCCGCAGCGGCTCCCTCTGGTGGCCGCTGAAGATCCTGAAAAAAGAGGGTGTGGGAGAGGACGACCCAGACGCCGCCGAGAAGATAGAAAGGGTGGTGCACATGGAGAACGAGTCCAAGTCCTCAAGGGTCATCTTCTAA
- the LOC121952683 gene encoding uncharacterized protein LOC121952683, protein MTASMGGVSCCRPSHHALGGPQPADSRARETGAGEEGKVKDRAEDGGRWGGSVETCVGGGRGGRQAGGVESPSSRHDFTATETCSCASSTTATVRTRTKQTPERFPWERGRNGCHAAGLKQEVATALRTLRDKLLAEQRESEHLSGSSSCVSERKHLERLELQELSVQQLSSLRASLQQEVHALSSELVTHLLVRDQLRTKQDAMLLDVQDLT, encoded by the exons ATGACCGCGTCTATGGGCGGTGTCTCATGCTGCA GGCCTTCCCATCATGCACTGGGAGGACCTCAGCCAGCGGATAGCAGAGCTAGAGAAacaggagcaggagaggagggaaaggtcaaag accgGGCTGAGGACGGAGGACGGTGGGGGGGGAGTGTGGAGACATGTGtgggaggaggacgaggaggacggCAGGCAGGAGGTGTCGAGTCGCCGTCGTCTCGTCACG atTTCACAGCCACAGAAACCTGCAGCTGTGCTTCATCAACGACAGCGACAGTGAGGACGAGGACCAAGCAAACACCAGAaag GTTTCCATGGGAACGGGGGCGTAACGGTTGCCACGCGGCGGGgctgaaacaggaagtggcgACGGCTCTGAGGACGCTGAGGGACAAACTGCTGgcggagcagagagagagcgag cATCTGTccggcagcagcagctgtgtctCTGAGCGGAAACATCTGGAGCGTCTGGAGCTGCAGGAGCTTTCAgtgcagcagctcagcagccTGAGAGCGTCACTGCAACAGGAAGTGCACg ctCTGAGCTCGGAGCTGGTGACCCACCTGTTGGTACGAGACCAGCTGAGGACGAAGCAGGACGCCATGCTGCTGGACGTCCAGGACCTGACCTAA